In the genome of Streptomyces sp. NBC_00433, the window ACCGGGGTGTGCCCCGCGGTGATCGCCCGTACGCCCGCGGCGGCGCCCTCGGCGAAGGGCCGCAGGCTGCCTCCGGCGGTGAAGGGGCCGAGCGCGGCGGCCACACCGTGCGTCTGGAGGTCGGTGACGAAGACGCGGGTCTCGTCGGCGCGAAGTCCTGGGCGGACGGCCAGGTGGAGGTTGGCGCCCGCCGCGACGAGGTCGGCCGCCGCCGCGTCGCCGCCGTCCCGCCGGGCCGGGCCCGGATGCCCGGTGAGCGCGTCGGGCAGCGCGGCCCGCAACGCGTCGGCCGTCGCGCGCGCCGCAGCGCCCTGCGCGTCCACGGCCGCACCCGGGGTGCCGTTCTCCAGCCCCCGCAGAATCCACTCGGGCAACCGGCCGTGCCGGCCGCGCACGGTGGGCAGCAGGCAGGAGTCGACGAGCGCGGTGAGCCGGCGCAACGCGTTCACCCCCTCCGGGCTGCGGCAAGGACGAGACGCCGTCCAGGCCCGCTGAATGGTACAGACCAATCGCCCCCCGCGGCAATGACCCCCACCGCCGTGGGGGCGGGTACAGCCGCGGACTCCACACCTGCGCTGTGCGGGGGCTTGTCGCGCAGTTCTGGGGGAGAACTGCGCGACCAGCCACAGTGGACCGCAACTGTGAACGCGACAGAACGAGGCTGCCACCCAGGGGTGCGGGAACTGCGCGCGCAACCCCGCACCGGGCGGCGGCCCAGGGACGCACCGCAAGGGGCAACCACCCAGGGGCTCGGGGAACTGCGAGCCGAGCCACGGCGCCGCCGAAGACGCCACGCCACAGCAGGTGGCACTCCCCTGGCCCACCCGGGAGGAGAATGGCGGCATGGCCAACCGCAACCGCTCGCGCCTGATCGACGTCTCCACCGGCTCGGTGGAACGCGTGTACGACCTCACCGCCGATTGCGCGGACTTCCTCCGCGAGGAGGCGAACGGCGGCGACGGCCTGCTGAACGTCTTCGTGCCGCACGCGACCGCGGGGGTCGCCGTCATCGAGACGGGCGCGGGCAGCGACGACGATCTGCTGACCGCCCTGCGGGAGTTGCTGCCCGCCGACGACCGGTGGCAGCACCGGCACGGGAGCCCGGGGCACGGCCGCGACCATGTGCTGCCGGCGCTCGTGCCGCCGCACGCCACGCTACCGGTGATCGGCGGCCGGCTGGAGCTGGGCACCTGGCAGTCGGTGGTGCTGGTGGACACCAACCGGGACAACCCCCGCCGCCAGGTGCGGCTCACCTTTCTCGGCTAGGGCCTGTCGTTCGGACCTCCGTGGGGGAAGGAGCGGTGTCCGGTGCGTGCGGCTGCAAGGCGGAGGAAGGAGGCGACGCGGTGGGAGCGCCCTCCCGGCCGTCAGGACAGGGGGAGTCGTCGACCGACGACAACGCTGGGGGCACCTCCCGGCCGACGGCAGGCGGAAGATGTGCGTGCCGGACACCGCGACGCCGCGGAGATCCGAACGACAGGCCCTAGCCCTCCCCGGACAGGAAGTCCGCCAGGTCGTATCCGACCGGCTCCTCCAGTTGCGCGTAAGTGCACTGCTCGGGTTCGCGGTCCGGCCGCCAGCGGCGGAATTGCGCGGTGTGGCGGAAGCGGTCGCCCTGCATGTGGTCGTAGGCGACCTCGACGACCCTTTCCGGGCGCAGCGGCAGCCAGGACAGGTCCTTCTTGCCGGTCCACCGGCTGGGGCCGCCCGGCAGGCGGTCGGCGGCCTGGGCCTCCTCGCTGGCCCACCCCTGCCAGGGGTGGCCGGCCACCGACTCCATCCGCAGCGGGGCGAGTTCCTCCATCAGTTCGGCGCGGCGCCGCATCGGGAAGGAGGCGCAGACGCCGACGTGCTGGAGGCGGCCCTCGCCGTCGTACAGGCCGAGCAGCAGGGAGCCGACCACCGGCCCGCTCTTGTGCAGCCGCAGGCCCGCGACGACGCAGTCGGCGGTGCGCTCGTGCTTGACCTTGACCAGGACGCGTTCGCCCGGCCGGTAGGCCAGGTCCGGGGGCTTGGCGACGACCCCGTCGAGGCCCGCGCCCTCGAAGCGGTTGAACCAGTCCGCGGCGAGCGCCAGGTCGTCGGTGGCGGGCGCGAGGTGGACCGGCGCCGTGGCGCCGCTCAGGGCGGCCGCCAGCGCCGTCCTGCGGTCCCGCTGGGACTCCGCCATCAGCGACCTGTCGCCGAGCGCGAGCAGGTCGAAGGCGACGAAACCCGCGGGCGTCACCTCGGCCAGATGGCGTACCCGCGAGTCCGCCGGGTGGATCCGTTCGAGCAGCGCGTCGAAGTCCAGCCGCCCGTCGCGCGCGATGACGATCTCGCCGTCCAGCACGCAGCGCGGCGGGACACGGGTCCGCAGCGCCTCGACGACCTCGGGGAAGTAGCGGGTGAGCGGCTTGGTGGAGCGGCTGCCCAGCTCGATCTCGTCGCCGTCGCGGAAGACGATCGCGCGGAAGCCGTCCCACTTGGCCTCGTACTGCATGCCCGCCGGGATGGCCTTCGCGGCCTTGGCCAGCATCGGCTGCACTGGGGGCATCACCGGCAAGTCCATGCTCCGATTGTGCGCGCCCCTGCCGCACAGGGCGCGCGGGCCGACCGTCCGCTCTAGCGTGGGGGCATGGCAGAGACGCTGGAGCTGACCGTCGGCGACCGGACCGTGCGGGTGTCGCATCCGGACAAGGTCTACTTCCCGCAGCGCGGACTGACCAAGGCCGACCTGGTGCGCTACTACCTGAGCGTCGGCGACGGGATCCTGCGGGCGCTCAGGGACCGGCCCACCACGCTGGAGCGCTACATCAGCGGGGTGGAGGGCGACTCGTTCTTCCAGAAGCGCGCGCCGAAGAACCTGCCGGACTGGATCCCGACCGGCCGCATCGCCTTCCCCAGCGGCCGCTATGCCGACGAGATCTGCCCGACGGAGACCGCGGCCGTGCTGTGGGCGGCGAATCTCGGCACCTTCACCTTCCACCCCTGGCCGGTCCGGCGGGGCGACACCGACCACCCCGACGAGCTGCGGATCGACCTCGACCCGCAGCCGGGCACCGACTTCTCCGACGCGGTGCGCGCCGCGCAGGAGTTGCGCGACGTCCTGGACGGGCTGGGCCTGGCCGGCTGGCCGAAGACCTCCGGCGGCCGGGGCCTGCACGTCTTCGTGCCGATTGCGCCCGAGTGGACCTTCCCCCAGGTGCGGCGCTCGGCCATCGCGGTGGCCCGCGAGCTGGAGCGGCGGGCGCCCGAGCGGATCACCACGGCCTGGTGGAAGGAGGAGCGCGGCGAGAAGATCTTCGTGGACTACAACCAGACCGCGCGCGACCGTACGATCGCCAGCGCCTACTCCGTGCGCCCCTTCCCGCACGCGCCGGTCTCGGCCCCGCTGCGCTGGGAGGAGCTGACCGAGGTGGCGCCCGCCGACTTCGACCTGGTCACCATGCCCGCCCGGTTCGCCGAGTACGGTGACCTGCACGCCGACATGGACGAGCACGCCTTCCGGCTCGACGCGGCCCTCGAACTGGCCGACCGCGACGAGCGCGAGCACGGCCTCGGCGACCTGCCGTACCCCCCGGAGCACCCGAAGGTGAAGGGCGAGCCGAAGCGGGTCCAGCCGAGCAGGGCGAAGAAGACCGACGGGGGCTGAGCGGGGCGCGGCTCAGCCGAAGGTCTCGACGTAGTCCTCCGGCGGTCCCGGCTCGGGACGGTCGCGCAGCTCGATCCGGCGCGGCCCGATCCGCACCCCGTGCATCGCCCGTCCGCGGGGCCCGAGCCGCCCGCCGAGCCGCACGGGGCCGGTTCCCCGGCCCTCCATGGCGGGAATCGTCACAAGGCTGTCCTTGCCGCCATCACGGCCCGCGCCGACGATGAGGGCATGACCAGCCGCCGTATCGTCTTCGCCGTCTTCCCCGGCTTCCAACTGCTCGACCTCGCGGGTCCGAACGAGGTCTTCGTGCAGGCCGGTCGGCTGACGGCGCGGCCGGGGGAGGGGAATCCGGTGGTCGTGGACACGGTGGCCGCGGCCCCCGGGCCCGTCGTCAGCAGCGGCGGCCTCGCGGTCTCGCCGACCCTGACGACCGGCGAGGCCACGGGACCGGTCGACACCCTTGTCGCCGTCGGCGGCGGTGGCGTCCACCAGGCCTGCCAGGACGCCGCCTTCGTGGACTGGTTCGCCCGCATGTCCCGGCTCGCCCGCCGCACCGCCTCGGTGTGCAGCGGCGCCTTCCTGCTCGGCGCGGCCGGGCTGCTCGACGGACGGCGGGCGGTCACCCACTGGTCGATGTGCGAGCGGCTCGCCGCGCGCCATCCCGGGGCCGCTGTCGACCCCGACCCGATCTTCGTCCGCGACGGCGACCTGTGGACCTCGGCGGGCGTCACCGCGGGAATGGACCTCGCCCTGGCGATGGTCGAGGCGGACCACGGCCCCGAGGTGTCGAGGGCCGTCGCCAGGCAGCTGGTGATGTTCGTCCAGCGCCCCGGCGGCCAGGCGCAGTTCAGCGCCCAGCTGGCCGCACAGCGCCCCGAGCGGCAGTCCCTGCGCGACGTCGTCGACTGGGTCGCCGACCACCTGGCCGACGACCTCGGGGTGCCGGCGCTCGCGGCCAGGGCAGGCATGAGCGAGCGCCACTTCACCCGGGTCTTCCGCGCCGAGACCGGCCGCACCCCGGCGGCCTACGTCGACAGCGCCCGGGTGGAGGCCGCCCGCCGCCTGCTGGAGTCCACCGGCACCACCGTGGACGCCGTGGCCCGCGCCTGCGGCTACCGCAATCCCGAGACCCTCCAGCGCAGTTTCAAACGCTCGGTGCAGGTCACGCCGGGCGAATACCGCAGGCGTTTCGCCCCGCACTCCGCGGTGCACTGAGCCGAGCACCCCGTTTCCCGGCCGGGACGTCCCCGGCCAGAAAGGCCACCCCATGCTCATCGTCTTCCCGGTCTTCGAGGGCCTCACCGCACTCGACGCCGTCGGCCCGTACGAGGTCCTGCGCATGCTGCCGGACGCCGACGTCGTCTTCGCCGCCGCGGAGCCCGGACCGGTCACCGACGGGGCAGGACACCTCACCCTGACAGCCCCCGCGGCCCTCGCCGACGTCACCGAGGCCGACGTCCTGGTCGTCCCCGGCGGCCCCGGCGCCCGCGCGAACGTCGGCAACGAGGCGCTCCTCGACTGGATCCGGCGGATCGACGCCACCACCACCTGGACCACGTCGGTCTGCACCGGCTCGCTGCTGCTGGGCGCGGCGGGTCTGCTCAAGGACCTCAGGGCGACCAGCCACTGGAGCGCCGTCGGGCTCCTGGAGTCCTACGGCGCCACCTACACCGAGCAGCGCGTCGTGGAGCAGGGCAGGATCATCACGGCCGCCGGGGTGTCCTCAGGGATCGACATGGCGCTGCGGCTGGCCGAGCTGACCGCCGGGCCCGTCGTGGCGCAGGCCCTCCAACTGGCCATCGAGTACGACCCGCAGCCGCCCTTCGACGCCGGGTCGTACGCCAAGGCGCCGCAGGCCGCGAAGGACTACCTGGCGTCGCGCTGAGCGCCGTCCGCCGGGTCCTGGACTTCGGGCTCGGGGCCGGGTCCCTGCTCGGGGCCCTGATCCGGGCTCAGCGACTCGACCAGCGGCAGGACCCGGTGCGGTACGCGCTCGCTCAGCGCTATCTCGGTGCGGGTGCGCACCACACCGGACAGCCTGCCCAGCCGCTGGATGACGCCCTCCAGGTGCCCGTTGTCCCTGGCGACGACCCGGGTCAGCAGGTCGCCGCCGCTGCCGGTGATGGAGAAGGCCTCGACGATCTCGGGCACCGCGGCGAGCGCGTCGGCCACGTCGTCCAGGTGGCCCCTGGCGACCTCGATCCGCACGAAGGCCAGCACCGGGTGCCCCAGGGCGGCGGGGGAGACCCTGGGGCCCGCCATCACGATCACCCCGTCGCGTTCCAGCCGTTCGAGACGGGCCTGCAGGGTGCCGCGGGCGACGCCCAGGATGCGGGCGTACTCGCGGACGCTGGTGCGCGGCCGGTCGAGCAGCAGTCGCAGTATGCGGGCGTCCAGGGCGTCGAAGGGCATGGGCCCGCGGTCTCCTCACCATCGTCGCGATGTCATGATCACCGTACTGATGGCCCGGACGGGACCGGCTACTTTGAGCCATCACCGCAGCAAGCGCCCGCCTGCGGCCCCCAACGGCCCCGGCGGACCGCCGCATCGGCGGGCCACTGGCGGCCCCGGGGGCGACGTGCCCGACGCCAGGTACTACTCTCAGCCGCCGTAAAGACATCAGGCGGAAGAGGTACGGCAGTGGCCGGGCACGTTTACATCGGGTCGTTCACTTCGGCGGGTGGGCGCGGGCTCACCACGGCCACGGTCGACCCGGACACGGGAGCGCTGACGGCGCTCGGGGACACCGCCGACGTGCCCAACCCGTCGTTCCTGGCCGCGTCCCCCGACGGCAGGACGCTCTACACCGTCAGCGAGACGGAACCCGAGGGCGCGGCGGCGGCCTTCTCGCTCGCCGACCCCGCGGCGCCCAAGCTGCTCGGCGCCCCCGTTGCGGTGCACGGCGGGTCGCCCACCCACCTCGCCGTCCACCGCGGCCACCTGCTGACCGCCAACTACGCCGAGCCCGGCAGCGTCAGCGTGCTGGCGATCGAGGCCGACGGCAGCCTCGGCGCGATCCGCTCGCTGCTGGAGCACGAGGGCGACGGACCGCACCCGGATCGCCAGCGGGGCCCGCACGCGCACGCGGTGCTGTCCGACCCCACCGGCCGCTGGGCGGTCAGTGTGGACCTGGGCACCGACTCGGTGCGGGTCTGTGAACTCGACGAGGCCACCGGCGAGCTGGAGATCGAACGCGAACTCGGCCTGCGCTCCGGCATCGGCCCGCGCCATCTGGCCTTCCACCCGGCGGGTGGCCACGCCTATGTGATGAACGAACTGGACTCCGTGGTCACCGCCTGCTCGTGGGACCCCGAGCGCGGCAGCCTGCGCCCGGTCGCCGAGACCCGGGTGCTGCCCGCGGGCGCGGAAGGCGAGAACTACCCCTCGGAGCTGGTCGTCTCGCACGACGGCCGGTTCGCGTGGGCGGCCAACCGCGGCCACAACAGCATCGCGGTGCTCGGCCTGGACGACACCGGCGAGAACCTGGAACTGCTGGACACCGTCGGCTGCGGCGGCGACTGGCCGCGACACCTGACCCTCGACCCGTCGGGCACCCGGCTCTACGCGGCCAACGAGCGCTCCGGCGACGTCACCTGGTTCGACGTCGACCCGGCCACCGGCATCCCCAAGCAGGCCGGCTCGATCGACGTGCCCGCCGCGTCCTGCGTGCTCTTCGTCTGACAGCCGGGGCCCGCGCCCCTACGACGACGCGGCGGCGGGCGGCCCCTCCAGGAGGGGCCGCCCGCCGCCGCGTCGTCGTAGGGGCGCGGGCCGGGCGTCAGTGGATCGGCGCGCCGTGCGGCTGCTGCATCGCGAGGCCCAGCGCGGCCGCGTACTGCGTGACCACCAGCTTGCCCACCGCCGGGTAGGGGCCCAGGGCGTCCGCGCCCGAGCAGCCCGCCTCGGCGGCGGCCGTGTGGAGCAGCTGAGGGGCGATCTCCGGGCCGATCAGGCAGGGCGCGAGCGCCAGCGTGCCGGACCCGGAGGACCGCAGCTGCTCGGCGGCCTGCGCGATGGCGCCGTCCTCGTCCAGCGCCGCGGCCAGCACCGGCACCGCGAGCCTGGCGGCCAGCAGCAGCCCGGTCACGCCCGCCGCCTGGGCGGCCTCCTCGCCGCCGACCGTGGCCAGGATGATGCCGTCTGCCGCGGTCGCCACCGTGAACAGCCGCGCCCGGTCGGCGCGGGCCAGGCCCGCCTCGGAAAGCCGCACGTGCAGCGCCTCGGCGAGCAGCGGGTGCGGGCCGAGCACCTCGGTCAGCTCCACCTGCGCCTTGCTGTCGGCGATCGCCTGCCGGATCCGGCGCAGCACCGACGCCTCGGGCCCCGCCAGCAGCGGCACCACGACCGCCGAGGTGTCCTCGCCGGCCCGCTCGCCCGCGACCTGGTCGAGCACGCTGCGCAGCGACGGGAATTCGCCGTCCTGGTCGCCCTCGCCGTCCACGAAGCCGATCCGCGGGTCGAGCCCGGACAGCTCGGAGCGGGCGATGCTGACGACCTCCTCCGCCAGGCTCAGCGCGGCGGAGGAAGGAGTGCCGGGGACCGCGAGAACCAGCACCGGGGCGCCCTCGGGGGCGGCCAGCGCCTCCGGTCGGCGGTGGCGTCCGGTCTGGCGCGGGCGCGGCATGCGAACGGGAAGGCCGGAGGCGGGGCCGCCTGTGGTAGTGCTCATGGCGACGCATGTTAACGCCTTGCGGCGCCGTCACGCTCAGCCGGGTGCGAGACAGGCCAGGCCTGTCCAGAAGTGTCCGTTTCCCCGGTGACGTTCGGTCACCCGTCCATCATCGTACGCGTCTGAGCAGCAGCTATCGCCGTACGACGTGGAGCAGGGCGCCGTCCCGCGGCAGCGTCAGCCCATCGCGGTGCAGCGCCCGCGCGATCAGCAGCGCGCCGTCCAGCGGGTCGCCGGCCGCGGGCACCAGGACCGCGTCGGGCAGCAGCCACTCCGCCTGGTCGCGCAGCGGCCCGAGCAGCGGCTCGCCCATCTTGAACAGCCCGCCGGCCAGGCCCACCTCGGTCTCGCCGGGCTGTGCGGGACGGGCGGCCGCGGCCGACTCCAGGATGTGCTGGGCCGCATGACGCAGGATCTCCGAGGCCACCGGGTCCTGCGCGGCACACCGCGCCACGTCGGGGGCGAAGGACGCCAGCACCGCCGGCCGGTCGGTGCGCGGGTAGACCGCGCCCGGCATCGAGCCCGCCGGGCCGAACCGCTCCTGCGCGCAGGCCAGCAGCGCGGCCGAGCCGCCCGCCCTCCCGTCGTACGCGCGCATCGCGGCGTCCAGGCCGGCCCGGCCGATCCAGGCGCCGCCGCCTGCGTCGCCGAGCAGATGGCCCCAGCCGTCGGCTCGCCGCCAGCCGTCGCCCGAGGTGCCCAGCGCGATCAGGCCGGTGCCGGCCGCGACCACCACGCCGGGGCGCAGCCCCAGCGCACCCGCATAGGCGGTGACGGCGTCACCGGCCAGCGCCAGCGCCCGTACGCCGAAGGCGTCCTCCAGCGCGGCGGGCAGCGCCGCGCGCAGGTCGTCGCCGAGCGTCGCCATGCCGGCGGCGCCGACGCAGGCCGCTGTCAGCGAGCCGGCCGACACCTCGCGCAGCAGTCCCGCCACCCGCGGCAGCACCCGCTCCAGCAGGCTCGCCGCGTCGATGCCGCGCTCACCGGTCGGCACCGGTCGGTCGTCGGCGACCGCGCCGGGCCCGCCCGACCCGTCGGCCCGGGTGATCGCCACCCGCACCCCGGAACCGCCGGAGTCGACGCCCAGCACCCAGTGCGTTGTGCCCGGCACGGGTCAGCCGAGCCCGCGGGAGTCCTGCTTGAGTGCGGTGTCCACGGTCAGGGCGGAGGCGACGACCATGCTCAGCAGCGGATCCGCGAGCTGCCGGTGGATCTGCAGCACGTAGTTGTCCGCCGTGGTGAACATCGTCTTGGCCAGGCCCTCCCAGGTCTTGGTGATCCGGGCGATCTCGGTGTCGGTGTGGTCGACGATGGCGAAATTCCAGGCCCGCCAGTTCTCCGCCTTGATCGCACCGATCTGCTGGCCGTTGTACATGAAGCCGAACTTGATCTTGCCGAAGGCGTTCTGCTGGACGATCTCGCCCAGCGGCTCACCGTTCGCCCGGTGCACGAGCACCTTGGACTTGATGAACTTCGCCGGCCGGGTCAGCACCAGGTGCGGCTGCCCCTGGGCGTCCCTGACCTCCAGCTTGTGGGTCAGGAACTGGTCGACGCTGGAGACGAAGCGCAGCACCTTCTTCGCGGTGCTCTGCCCGACCTCGACGACCGAGCCGAGGGTGCGGCCCTGCTGGTCGAAGACGGTGTACTCGTTGACCAGCTCGATGAGCTTGGCCTTCTGGTTGACCACCAGGACCGGCTCGGTGAACAGCGTGCCGCCGCCGTACGCCTCCGGTGCCACGCCTGCCTGCTGCTGTACCTGCTGCTGCACCTTCGACGGGTCGGGCGTGCGGCTGACGTTCAGCTCCCAGGCGCTGCCCCCGCCTTGCTGCTGCTGGGGCACCTGACCGGGGTTGGTGTGCTCGGTCCACTGGGAGCCGTCCCAGTAGCGGAGCAGGTTCGGAGTGCCTTGCGGGTCCGCGTACCAGCCCGCCGGGGTATTCGAATGCGTTGTCACCCGGGCAGGGTACCGTCAAGCACCGGCCGGGGGAGGTTCCGTTTCACCGGCCGTACGCGCGCTCCGCCGGCGCCCGCTCGCGGTCGTGGGCGCATGCGGTGGGCCAGTAGAGTGATCGGCCGTGGCAGCACGAGAGTTGAGCGAACTTGTCGAGCCGGGATGGGCGCAGGCGCTGCGTCCGGTGGCCGGGCGGATCGCGGAGATGGGCGACTTCCTGCGCGCGGAGATCGCGGCCGGCCGCACCTATCTGCCGGCGGGCGCGAACGTGCTGCGCGCGTTCCAGCAGCCCTTCGACGAGGTGAGGGTGCTGATCGTCGGCCAGGACCCGTATCCGACGCCGGGCATGGCCGTCGGGCTCAGCTTCTCGGTGGCGCCCGAGGTGCGCCAGCTGCCCGGCAGCCTGGAGAACATCTTCCGCGAGCTGGCCACCGACCTCGGCCTGCCGCGGCCGTCCAGCGGCGACCTCACCCCGTGGACCCGGCAGGGCGTGCTGCTGCTGAACCGGGCGCTGACCACCGCGCCGCGCAAGCCCGCCGCGCACCGCGGCAAGGGCTGGGAGGAGGTCACCGAGCAGGCGATCCGCGCGCTGGCCGGGCGGGGCAAGCCGCTGGTGTCCGTGTTGTGGGGCCGCGACGCCCGCAATCTGCGG includes:
- a CDS encoding YjbQ family protein, whose protein sequence is MANRNRSRLIDVSTGSVERVYDLTADCADFLREEANGGDGLLNVFVPHATAGVAVIETGAGSDDDLLTALRELLPADDRWQHRHGSPGHGRDHVLPALVPPHATLPVIGGRLELGTWQSVVLVDTNRDNPRRQVRLTFLG
- a CDS encoding ATP-dependent DNA ligase; the protein is MDLPVMPPVQPMLAKAAKAIPAGMQYEAKWDGFRAIVFRDGDEIELGSRSTKPLTRYFPEVVEALRTRVPPRCVLDGEIVIARDGRLDFDALLERIHPADSRVRHLAEVTPAGFVAFDLLALGDRSLMAESQRDRRTALAAALSGATAPVHLAPATDDLALAADWFNRFEGAGLDGVVAKPPDLAYRPGERVLVKVKHERTADCVVAGLRLHKSGPVVGSLLLGLYDGEGRLQHVGVCASFPMRRRAELMEELAPLRMESVAGHPWQGWASEEAQAADRLPGGPSRWTGKKDLSWLPLRPERVVEVAYDHMQGDRFRHTAQFRRWRPDREPEQCTYAQLEEPVGYDLADFLSGEG
- the ligD gene encoding non-homologous end-joining DNA ligase, whose translation is MAETLELTVGDRTVRVSHPDKVYFPQRGLTKADLVRYYLSVGDGILRALRDRPTTLERYISGVEGDSFFQKRAPKNLPDWIPTGRIAFPSGRYADEICPTETAAVLWAANLGTFTFHPWPVRRGDTDHPDELRIDLDPQPGTDFSDAVRAAQELRDVLDGLGLAGWPKTSGGRGLHVFVPIAPEWTFPQVRRSAIAVARELERRAPERITTAWWKEERGEKIFVDYNQTARDRTIASAYSVRPFPHAPVSAPLRWEELTEVAPADFDLVTMPARFAEYGDLHADMDEHAFRLDAALELADRDEREHGLGDLPYPPEHPKVKGEPKRVQPSRAKKTDGG
- a CDS encoding GlxA family transcriptional regulator; the protein is MTSRRIVFAVFPGFQLLDLAGPNEVFVQAGRLTARPGEGNPVVVDTVAAAPGPVVSSGGLAVSPTLTTGEATGPVDTLVAVGGGGVHQACQDAAFVDWFARMSRLARRTASVCSGAFLLGAAGLLDGRRAVTHWSMCERLAARHPGAAVDPDPIFVRDGDLWTSAGVTAGMDLALAMVEADHGPEVSRAVARQLVMFVQRPGGQAQFSAQLAAQRPERQSLRDVVDWVADHLADDLGVPALAARAGMSERHFTRVFRAETGRTPAAYVDSARVEAARRLLESTGTTVDAVARACGYRNPETLQRSFKRSVQVTPGEYRRRFAPHSAVH
- a CDS encoding DJ-1/PfpI family protein codes for the protein MLIVFPVFEGLTALDAVGPYEVLRMLPDADVVFAAAEPGPVTDGAGHLTLTAPAALADVTEADVLVVPGGPGARANVGNEALLDWIRRIDATTTWTTSVCTGSLLLGAAGLLKDLRATSHWSAVGLLESYGATYTEQRVVEQGRIITAAGVSSGIDMALRLAELTAGPVVAQALQLAIEYDPQPPFDAGSYAKAPQAAKDYLASR
- a CDS encoding Lrp/AsnC family transcriptional regulator, which codes for MPFDALDARILRLLLDRPRTSVREYARILGVARGTLQARLERLERDGVIVMAGPRVSPAALGHPVLAFVRIEVARGHLDDVADALAAVPEIVEAFSITGSGGDLLTRVVARDNGHLEGVIQRLGRLSGVVRTRTEIALSERVPHRVLPLVESLSPDQGPEQGPGPEPEVQDPADGAQRDAR
- a CDS encoding lactonase family protein encodes the protein MAGHVYIGSFTSAGGRGLTTATVDPDTGALTALGDTADVPNPSFLAASPDGRTLYTVSETEPEGAAAAFSLADPAAPKLLGAPVAVHGGSPTHLAVHRGHLLTANYAEPGSVSVLAIEADGSLGAIRSLLEHEGDGPHPDRQRGPHAHAVLSDPTGRWAVSVDLGTDSVRVCELDEATGELEIERELGLRSGIGPRHLAFHPAGGHAYVMNELDSVVTACSWDPERGSLRPVAETRVLPAGAEGENYPSELVVSHDGRFAWAANRGHNSIAVLGLDDTGENLELLDTVGCGGDWPRHLTLDPSGTRLYAANERSGDVTWFDVDPATGIPKQAGSIDVPAASCVLFV
- a CDS encoding ATPase, whose protein sequence is MPGTTHWVLGVDSGGSGVRVAITRADGSGGPGAVADDRPVPTGERGIDAASLLERVLPRVAGLLREVSAGSLTAACVGAAGMATLGDDLRAALPAALEDAFGVRALALAGDAVTAYAGALGLRPGVVVAAGTGLIALGTSGDGWRRADGWGHLLGDAGGGAWIGRAGLDAAMRAYDGRAGGSAALLACAQERFGPAGSMPGAVYPRTDRPAVLASFAPDVARCAAQDPVASEILRHAAQHILESAAAARPAQPGETEVGLAGGLFKMGEPLLGPLRDQAEWLLPDAVLVPAAGDPLDGALLIARALHRDGLTLPRDGALLHVVRR
- a CDS encoding phospholipid scramblase-related protein; translation: MTTHSNTPAGWYADPQGTPNLLRYWDGSQWTEHTNPGQVPQQQQGGGSAWELNVSRTPDPSKVQQQVQQQAGVAPEAYGGGTLFTEPVLVVNQKAKLIELVNEYTVFDQQGRTLGSVVEVGQSTAKKVLRFVSSVDQFLTHKLEVRDAQGQPHLVLTRPAKFIKSKVLVHRANGEPLGEIVQQNAFGKIKFGFMYNGQQIGAIKAENWRAWNFAIVDHTDTEIARITKTWEGLAKTMFTTADNYVLQIHRQLADPLLSMVVASALTVDTALKQDSRGLG
- a CDS encoding uracil-DNA glycosylase, which encodes MAARELSELVEPGWAQALRPVAGRIAEMGDFLRAEIAAGRTYLPAGANVLRAFQQPFDEVRVLIVGQDPYPTPGMAVGLSFSVAPEVRQLPGSLENIFRELATDLGLPRPSSGDLTPWTRQGVLLLNRALTTAPRKPAAHRGKGWEEVTEQAIRALAGRGKPLVSVLWGRDARNLRPFLDGFPAIESAHPSPMSADRGFFGSRPFSRTNDLLIRQGAQPVDWRLP